ACTGCTTTATGGCCATGATAAACATTTCATTGGAACGGAAAACCGGACCAGCATTCTGCAATATGGACAGTAATAAGTGCAGCGATAAAACTTTTGAACGTAATTCGTGTGATTTCGGATCGGGATGTCCTTCGGGTAATGGTTTCATGCTTAATTTACATAGTGCGCGAAATACGAGAAAGGCatctttttgcaaaatatgtgTGAATTTTGCAGTGACGACGGCATCGCTTTCATTTTGATTATCTGCATTTTCTTCTGAATTGAGTTGGTTATCGATTCCTTCCACTGATCCAAAGGATGAATTAGTGGTCGTTTCTTCGGTGGCACCGTTGGACATTTCTTTCAATGCTTGCTCGAAAGCgtctatataaagaaaatatcaatatattctaataaatatcaatttactttacaattaaaaataaagtgctTACTATTTAGTACTTCATCTAGAACGGAGCTTGCAATATCTTCCAAGGACATTTCGGTTTCGCTACCATTGATATTTTCTGCTCGTTCTACCACTGGTGATTGAGCACCAATATCTGTTGTTGAATTGTTTTTAGTGCCATTTTCCATATGTGTACTCGTGCTCAACTCGTATTCTTGGTTCTCCATACGGGCGAATATTACGTTAAGCATCTGTGTAAGTGTTGCACGTGCTGTTGTCTGATTGACTAGATTCTTACTGGACAAATATATGTCGTAGCAGGTGCGTACGGCTTGCAAAACGGTGCCTTCATGTATTTCAACATGCTGTGATGTAACAACAGTAAGCAACgctttaataatttgcaattgTACACCTTCATCGGTCTGTGGCCCATTGAAGCAACCGCATATAGTATTGACAATGCGATCAATAAGTAAATGCCCAGGACTGGCAGAGTCCTGTATGGCACCAGTCAAATGCCCATATGCTATGAGCTTTTGTAGACAATCAAGCGCCGTCACAACAATACGTGGCGAACGACTCTTACATGCCAGTTCAAAAGGCAGAAAATATGTTTCTGCATTAATAATACTGGCAGCGTCATTCTTTGGTAAAGGTAATGCTGCACATGGCAATTCATTTCCTTCTGCAATTTGACCTGCATTAATAagttcatttttaatttgttcgaGCGCTGAATCGCAAGATTTTTTCAGTTGCGAATGATGCGAACGCCGAATATCTTTATCCGCTAAAATTTTCTCTAATGCACGCACGATAAACATTTCTTTAGCTTTCGAGGAAAAACTTTGCATATTGTCAAAATCCTTCACATTAAGACAAAATTGTTTGATGGCCGATAAGGTCAGCAATCACGCACACCCCCACAACACTCAAGTGTTTATAAGGTAGTATTTTCTTCTGCACTAATAAAAACACAACATTTtaccatttaattaaaaataccgATGGCATCGATTAGAAAATATACTGAAAATACATGAGTAAGCAAAGAAAAACCACCAAATAATGTCCACTATCCTTTCATGAAAAATAAACGTCATCAATGATTGTCAATACAACCATTAATTAAATCGATAAAcgataaatgaaagaaaatcgCAAGTTATGCGACAGAGTGACACATGTGATCTAAAATTGAAAGCTGTTGTTCTTCTATTATCCCAGATCTAAGTAAGGCATAGGTTTAGGCGCAGTGCActaaatacatttattaatttaataatccAAATAAACTAACTTTGTAATCCAgtcagaaacaaaaacaaaaaaaaatccaactaaataaattatatttgatttaagtaaaaatttatttacatgaatattaatacaatagctaaaattgtaatttttcttgatttatttgccCATTTTTGTACCACTCATATTAGTTTTGAAAGCAAATTTGATTAATACatgtaaaatcataaattttctttatttgtctATCacggtaaattaaaataaaagaaattactgttttaaatttttattaataagttCACATCACTAGACgtaaaatatgaaaacgataattttttcttttattcgactttggcattaaatttgttcaaataaGATATTCGATTATTAATATCCATACCTATGTGCGcgcttttaaaaattgtaaacacaGTTCTTTAATCCATATATATTTTACGAAATCCATATAAAGTCAAAATATAAGatcaaactcatattttaattaGCTATAGAAAAATGGAAGTGttcaataaattaaacgaaAGATTTCCTTGTcgtaaaaatgtgttaaaaacgCTTACCAATTTGATTGGACATTCTGAAGAAATGCTTCCGGCTGCAATTCATATTTATGGTCATACAGGTACTGGGAAAACTACGttacttaaaaatttctttaatgaaAGTATACGtcgtaataaaaataagttaaacgTAGCATATGTTAATTGTGTTGAAAGTTATACTTCAAGAAtactatttgaaaatatattggaATATATAAGCGGCGCTATTGCGGATGAtattaaaacagaaaatttaaaggaCTTTGTGGAAAAATTGCGACGCATACAATCACAGCCAGAAGTTCagtatataatttctttagaCAATGCAGAGAGACTAAGGGATATGGATGCAAATGTGTTACCATCTTTGTTACGTTTACAACAACTTACTGGTCTGAATATTTGTGTCATATTAATATCACAACTTCCATTAGAAAAGTTTTATTGTAAAACCAGTATTGATGATCCCATTACAATATACTTTCCCCAGTACACAAAATCTGAAACACTGGAAATATTAAGCGCTGATTTCAAAAATGCGCAGAAACTTATTGTTGCTTTACTCAATCGTAAAAAACCAGAGGATCTGTCAACAAAACTGGAGATAGTTGATACAGTAACGAGAGAGTTTTtcaacaattatttaaatttatttctgggAGTATTTTATAAAGCATGTCGTGATCTTTCTGAATTGAAGATTACTGCGAGAAAATGTTTTACATTCTATATGGAACCTATATTGGATGGTACGGTTAGCATGTCGGATGTTTCGCGTTTATGGCGTTGTATTGCCGGTCAACTACGAACAGCCCTATCACAAGTATATATACGAAGTGGTCAACCAGaggtaataaataataataattatctaaataaaattacttaaatttaaaaaatttaatacagacTCCAGTGGTAAACAATGATAAAGAGATATTAAAGGTTGCTCAATCTTTGGAACTGCCTTATTATGGCAAGTATTTGTTAATAGCTGCTTTTATCGCGAGTTATAATTCATCAAAAGAGGACAAACGTTTGTTTGTGAAGAATCATGGTAAACGACGAAAACGATTGCAAAATGTCAACGCGAATGCTAAGGTGGGTGAAAATGTCgacttaaattgtttatatgtgaactaaacattttatattttgcttttaacagGTAACAGAGAAAATGAATACCTATATTGGACCAAAATCATTCAGTGTTGACCGCCTTTTGGCCATATTTTATGCTATACTTGATGAAAAAGTTGGCTTAACTTGTAACTTGCTCTCCCAAATCTCAACATTAGTCAATCTTAAACTACTTAGTTTTGTTTCGGGAGAAAATGTTATGGATGGAACGT
The sequence above is drawn from the Bactrocera dorsalis isolate Fly_Bdor unplaced genomic scaffold, ASM2337382v1 BdCtg348, whole genome shotgun sequence genome and encodes:
- the LOC105222245 gene encoding origin recognition complex subunit 5; this encodes MEVFNKLNERFPCRKNVLKTLTNLIGHSEEMLPAAIHIYGHTGTGKTTLLKNFFNESIRRNKNKLNVAYVNCVESYTSRILFENILEYISGAIADDIKTENLKDFVEKLRRIQSQPEVQYIISLDNAERLRDMDANVLPSLLRLQQLTGLNICVILISQLPLEKFYCKTSIDDPITIYFPQYTKSETLEILSADFKNAQKLIVALLNRKKPEDLSTKLEIVDTVTREFFNNYLNLFLGVFYKACRDLSELKITARKCFTFYMEPILDGTVSMSDVSRLWRCIAGQLRTALSQVYIRSGQPETPVVNNDKEILKVAQSLELPYYGKYLLIAAFIASYNSSKEDKRLFVKNHGKRRKRLQNVNANAKVTEKMNTYIGPKSFSVDRLLAIFYAILDEKVGLTCNLLSQISTLVNLKLLSFVSGENVMDGTSRLQCTVGLEFVICISQVVGFNVRQYLSDFN